The Nitrospira sp. genome includes the window GAGGCGGAGCAGGACGACCCACGCTTACAAGCGGCCTGTGGAGACCGAAGGGGAGACGGTCTGTCATGCTCCGTCAGGTGATGACTTGTAGTATGCATCACGGCCTCCTCTAAGATACAAGGGGAGGCGAGGAGGGGTAGAAGCTCGTAGACTGCCACGCCGCTGGCGAACGCTCAAGCTGGTGATGGCAGCTGGAAGTCTCGACCTCCCCTGCCCCCTCCCTACGAAGGAGGGGAACGTGCGGGTTAGGATGTCTGACAGGGACAGGCACCGCGGGGCGCGGAGCCAGTCCCTAGAAAGCAGAAGCCCCGCGGGGGATCTCCCCGCGGGGCTTCTTTCTGTTGCGCGTTCAGCGGATCATCGCGTCACGCGTCACTCAGGCCCTCTCCCTCACCCTCTCCCAGCAACTGGGAGAGGGAAGGGTGAGGGTTAGAAGTTCATCCAGAGCTGGACGTAGCCCCACTGTTGATTGGTGCTGGTGCCCAGGTTCTCCTGGATGTACGAACCGGCAAACAGATACCCATAGGTGGCTTGGAAGGCCAGCTTGCCGTCCATCATCATGTGGGTCCAGGAGAAGTCGATTTCGTCTCCGATGTGCCTCTTGGTGTTACCCGTCTTTGAGAAGATATAGGCGCCCTGCGCACCGCGGTACCAGTTATCCTGAGCACTCGCGAGGTTCAAGTTGGTATACCACAGCTCGATGTGGTCATCCTTGCTCGGACGAGCTTGGAAGTTCACCGAGGGGCTCATCATGTTCTTCCAGGCCTGCGTATCCATGTAACCCATGTGGATGTGGTTGGTCGGGAAGAAGTTTTCGAAGGTATTGGCAGTTCCGCAAGCAATGGCTCCAGCGCCCTGACCGCAATTATTGCGCCCGTCGCCTGAGGCATAGTCGAAGTTGAACGCCAAGCGCGGCTTCCAGGCCGTCTCATAGGCCGTGTAGCCGATCCAGTTTCTGGTCGCAAAGGCACTGATGCTCAAGCAACGGCCACTGCCGACGCAACCACCGGCTCCGCCAGTCAACGCGTTATTATTACCACTGTCACCCATCGAGCCGAACTGATAGACGGTTTCATTGATCGCGTCCCAATTGCCCTTGCGCATTTCGATCCGGTTACCCACCGTGTGGCGGACCTGGTTCGCATGCTTCGGCGCTCCCTGGCCAAACGTTGCATCGGTGGTCACTTGCCCAGAACCCAAACCATTCCGATAAAAAACGTAGTAGGGTTCGATCAGGAACCCTGGGATTGACTTGATCTGGTTGTAGAAAATGATCATGTCGCCATCAGCCGAGGCACTGTTGGTGGTTCCCGCCAGATTATTGCCCAAGCTGCCGAGCGGCGCAGCCTGGCCGAGATCACTCTCCGACGTCTTGAACCAGCCCAAGTAGCTATCAATCGACTTGGTGCTGTATTGCAGCATCACACCGTCATGGGAGAAGCCGGTGTTCGCCCAATCGAAGTGGCCGAATAGTGAGTGGTTTCCGAAGATCACGTATTGCCGACCGGCCTTCAAGCTGAGGCCTTGGACGCCGGCAAAGTTCCGGACCAACATATAAGCAGCCCGGACGCCCAAACGTCCGTTGTTGCCGCCGCCGCCACCAGTAGATCCGTTATGATTCAATGCATCCACACCGCCGGCGCCGTTCGTTCCGCCGGCAGCCCCGTTACCACCCCAGGTGGCCGCGTCGATCAATTCCATGTAGAAATTGACATCGGGCGAGAGGTCATAGCCGATACCCAACCGCACCCACTGCTGCACGTACGAATCGTTGGCTCTGCCAGCATTTCTCGTGCCAGCGTTGGCTTGCGCGAACGTATT containing:
- a CDS encoding alginate export family protein yields the protein MRSIQGRTRLAGMATFFSAAVMAAGMSVTAAPVQAAFELPEGEKITNLPAIPRAIPQKEAYELYDPKIGKNFDLKNFWMRADVRVRPEMRQNSCFGSTFQGAGNCNTFAQANAGTRNAGRANDSYVQQWVRLGIGYDLSPDVNFYMELIDAATWGGNGAAGGTNGAGGVDALNHNGSTGGGGGNNGRLGVRAAYMLVRNFAGVQGLSLKAGRQYVIFGNHSLFGHFDWANTGFSHDGVMLQYSTKSIDSYLGWFKTSESDLGQAAPLGSLGNNLAGTTNSASADGDMIIFYNQIKSIPGFLIEPYYVFYRNGLGSGQVTTDATFGQGAPKHANQVRHTVGNRIEMRKGNWDAINETVYQFGSMGDSGNNNALTGGAGGCVGSGRCLSISAFATRNWIGYTAYETAWKPRLAFNFDYASGDGRNNCGQGAGAIACGTANTFENFFPTNHIHMGYMDTQAWKNMMSPSVNFQARPSKDDHIELWYTNLNLASAQDNWYRGAQGAYIFSKTGNTKRHIGDEIDFSWTHMMMDGKLAFQATYGYLFAGSYIQENLGTSTNQQWGYVQLWMNF